In Caldisericia bacterium, the sequence TAAAAAAAGAGTGTGATCTTTCATTTTTTAAATTTAAAACAACTGAAGAGATTCAACCTATTGAATATTTGATAGGTCAGGAAAGGGCGCTATCAAGTATCAATTTTGCACTTGATATAAAAGTTGATGGTTATAACCTTTTTGTATCAGGTCCCTCTGGATCAGGAAGAACATCCGCAGTTAGAAGAATTGTAAGTGATAAAGCAAAAGATGAAAAAACACCTGATGATCTTTGTTATGTTTATAATTTTAAAGATCCTGACAGACCAAACCTTATAAAATTTCCTAGTGGAAAAGGTAATAGTTTTGCAAAAGATGTTGATGATTTTATTTCAACTATAAGAAAAACAATTCCTAAAGCATTTGAAACAGAAGATTATGAAAGAAGAAGAAATGAAATAGTTAAAAGATTCCAAATAGAAAAAGAAAATATTCTTCTTGAAATCGAGAATATTGCAAAAGAAAAAGGTTTTTTAATACAGTTAACCCCTACTGGAGTTTTAACAATACCACTTAAAGATGGAGCACCATTAAAACCTGAAGATTTTCAGAAATTAACACCAGAAGAACAAAAGAGAATTCAAGAAGAAGGACAAAAACTTCTTGAAGAGTTAAATGAAGTTGTTTTAAAGATAAAAAAAATAGATAAAAAAATAATTGAAAATTTAAACGAACTTGACATTGAAATTGCTGTTTTTGCAATAGGACATCTCCTTAAAGACTTAAAAGAAAAATATAATGATGTTCAAGAAGTGAGTGATTATTTAGATGAATTAAAAGAAGATATTATAAATAATTTAAATTTTTTTAAATCACCAAAAGAGAATGGTGATGAATTTTTAAGAAGGTATAAAATAAATGTAATTGTTGATAATTCAAAAACAAAAGGGGCACCAGTTATTTATGAAACAAATCCAACTTACTTTAATCTTTTCGGTGGAATTGAGTATGAAACAAAAATGGGTGTTATGTATACAGATTTCAATTTAATAAAATCAGGGTCAATTCATAAAGCAAATGGTGGATATTTAATCATAAACGCATTAGATCTCCTTTTAAATCAATTCTCTTGGGATGCATTAAAAAGAACTCTAAAAAATAAAGAATCTATAATTGAAAATCCTCTGGAACAATTAAAAATTGTTCCAACAGTATCTATTAAACCAGAACCAATTCCTATTGATGTTAAGGTAATTTTAATAGGAACTCCTTACATATACTATCTTCTCTATTATTACGATGAAGATTTTAAAAAACTTTTCAAAGTTAAGGCTGAATTTGATACTGAAATGGATAGAAATGAAGAAAAT encodes:
- a CDS encoding AAA family ATPase, which encodes MIENYKLKPNQLKKECDLSFFKFKTTEEIQPIEYLIGQERALSSINFALDIKVDGYNLFVSGPSGSGRTSAVRRIVSDKAKDEKTPDDLCYVYNFKDPDRPNLIKFPSGKGNSFAKDVDDFISTIRKTIPKAFETEDYERRRNEIVKRFQIEKENILLEIENIAKEKGFLIQLTPTGVLTIPLKDGAPLKPEDFQKLTPEEQKRIQEEGQKLLEELNEVVLKIKKIDKKIIENLNELDIEIAVFAIGHLLKDLKEKYNDVQEVSDYLDELKEDIINNLNFFKSPKENGDEFLRRYKINVIVDNSKTKGAPVIYETNPTYFNLFGGIEYETKMGVMYTDFNLIKSGSIHKANGGYLIINALDLLLNQFSWDALKRTLKNKESIIENPLEQLKIVPTVSIKPEPIPIDVKVILIGTPYIYYLLYYYDEDFKKLFKVKAEFDTEMDRNEENMNKYVNFITSYVKKENLKHLTKEAVKEVIEYGSRIVEDQEKITTRFQLIGDLITEANYWAQKENSNYIDAIHIKRAIDEKYYRSNLIENKIHELIKDGTLLIDVDGEKIGQINGLAIISIGDFDFAKPTKITADISMGAKGIINIEREVKLSGRIHDKGVMILSGYIGERYAKDKPLSLSATLTFEQSYEEVEGDSASSAELYALISSIGKLPIKQYLAVTGSVNQKGEIQPIGGVNRKIEGFFDTCKIKGLTGKQGVIIPKTNVKHLMLKKEVIDAVKDGKFHIYAISTIEEGLEILTGMKIEEIDKRVNEELYKLAISYKKFGEEKRVRDKNKK